Proteins encoded within one genomic window of Ailuropoda melanoleuca isolate Jingjing chromosome 16, ASM200744v2, whole genome shotgun sequence:
- the IRF7 gene encoding LOW QUALITY PROTEIN: interferon regulatory factor 7 (The sequence of the model RefSeq protein was modified relative to this genomic sequence to represent the inferred CDS: deleted 1 base in 1 codon), translated as MAEAPERGPPRLLFGDWLLGEVSSGRYEGLRWLDAARTRFRVPWKHFARKDLGEADSRIFKAWAVARGRWPPSSGGGGDQLALEGTLRASWKTNFRCALRSTQRFVMLQDNSGDPNDPHKVYGLSSKLGWREGAGIHQGEEKALEDALPSMGGFPRPCLAGDAGESPGLGLEPEPCAPSPLFGPAGNAGDLLLQALQQSCLEDHLLEAAWGAESAPPEAPGPELPDTEPSLPRAGELAPMHQAQVTDAALEPCPPVAGEQILARPGRAPPAAQAEPSLRALDVTITYKGRTVLQETVWHPSFVLLYGPPSPAATATASQHVAFPSPAELPDQKQLHYTEKLLQHVAPGLQLELRGHGLWARRLGKCKVYWEVGGPLGSASPSTPPRLLQRNQDTPIFDFGTFFREMMEFRARRRRGSPHYTIYLGFGQDLSAGRPKEKSLVLVKLEPRLCRAHLECVQREGVSSLDSSSLGLCLSSSNSLYEDLEHFLMEVEQPA; from the exons ATGGCCGAGGCTCCTGAGAG GGGCCCCCCGCGCCTGCTGTTCGGAGACTGGCTTCTGGGGGAGGTCAGCAGCGGCCGATACGAAGGCCTGCGGTGGCTGGACGCAGCCCGCACGCGGTTCCGCGTGCCCTGGAAGCACTTCGCGCGGAAGGACCTGGGAGAGGCGGATTCACGCATCTTCAAG GCTTGGGCTGTCGCGCGCGGCAGGTGGCCGCccagcagcggcggcggcggtgaCCAGTTGGCCCTTGAGGGCACACTCCGCGCCAGCTGGAAAACCAACTTCCGCTGTGCGCTACGCAGCACGCAGCGTTTCGTGATGCTGCAAGACAACTCGGGGGACCCCAATGACCCGCATAAAGTGTACGGGCTCAGCTCCAAGCTGGGGTGGAGAG AAGGTGCGGGCATTCaccagggggaggagaaggcccTTGAAGATGCCCTGCCCTCGATG GGTGGGTTCCCTAGGCCATGCCTGGCAGGGGACGCTGGTGAGAGCCCAGGGCTCGGGCTG GAACCTGAGCCCTGTGCCCCAAGCCCCCTCTTTGGCCCAGCTGGCAACGCTGGGGACCTCTTGCTCCAGGCTCTACAGCAGAGCTGCCTGGAGGACCATCTGCTGGAAGCTGCATGGGGGGCGGAGTCAGCCCCCCCAGAGGCTCCTG GCCCAGAGCTCCCGGACACAGAGCCGTCCCTGCCAAGGGCAGGAGAGCTGGCCCCCATGCACCAGGCCCAGGTGACAG ATGCAGCCCTGGAGCCCTGCCCCCCAGTGGCAGGGGAGCAGATCCTGGCCAGGCCTGGCCGCGCCCCGCCGGCAGCCCAGGCAGAGCCCAGCCTCAGGGCCCTGGATGTGACCATCACGTACAAGGGCCGCACCGTGCTGCAGGAGACGGTGTGGCATCCCAGCTTCGTGCTCCTGTACGGGCCCCCGAGCCCAGCCGCCACGGCCACGGCGTCCCAGCACGTGGCCTTCCCGAGCCCGGCCGAGCTCCCTGACCAGAAGCAGCTGCACTACACCGAGAAGCTGCTGCAGCACGTGGCCCCTGGCCTGCAGCTGGAGTTGCGGGGGCACGGGCTGTGGGCCCGGCGCCTGGGCAAATGCAAGGTCTACTGGGAGGTGGGCGGGCCCCTGGGCTCTGCCAGCCCCTCCACACCCCCCCGCCTGCTGCAAAGGAACCAGGACACCCCGATCTTCGACTTCGGCACCTTCTTCCGAG AGATGATGGAGTTCCGGGCTCGCCGGCGTCGGGGCTCCCCACACTACACCATCTACCTGGGCTTTGGGCAGGACCTGTCAGCtgggaggcccaaggagaagaGCCTGGTCCTGGTGAAG CTGGAGCCACGGCTGTGCCGGGCGCACCTGGAGTGCGTGCAGCGAGAAGGGGTGTCCTCCCTGGACAGCAGCAGCCTCGGCCTCTGCCTGTCCAGCTCCAACAGCCTCTACGAAGACCTGGAGCACTTCCTCATGGAGGTGGAGCAGCCGGCCTGA